GCGCCCAGGTGCTCGCCGCCGCAGCCCGCCCCGGGCGGGCGCGCCGCTCAGCCCCGGCTGGCTGAGGACAGCCGGGTGGTGGAAGGGGCTGCCGCTTCCACTTCCGCTTGCGATTGCGGGCCGCCCTCGACGCGCAGCCTGGGCAGGAACTGCGGGTACTCGCGCTGCATGAAGTCGATCAGCCCCTCGCGCACCGTGCAGCGCAGGTCGAAGGCGAGCGACGACGAGGCGGCGGTGCACAGCACGCGGATCTGCATGGTCCGGTCGGTGGCGTCGGTCACGCGCAGATTGAAGAAGCGGCCGTCCCACTCGGGCGCCGACTTCACGATTCGCTCGACCTCCTCGCGAAGCGGCGCCAGCGGCATGCCGTAGTCGGCGTAGATGAAGACCGAGCCCAGGAGCTGCGCGCTGCTGCGTGTCCAGTTCTGGAAGGGCTTCTCGATGAAGTAGGACAGCGGCAGGATCAGCCGCCGGTCGTCCCAGATGCGCAGCACGACAAAGGTGCCGGTGATCTCCTCCACGCGGCCCCATTCGCCCTCGACCACCAGCACGTCGTCGATGCGGATCGGCTGCGCCAGCGCGATCTGCAGCCCGGCGATCAGGTTGCTGAAGACCGGCTTGGCCGCCAAGCCGGCCACGATGCCGATCACGCCCGCCGATGCCAGCAGGCTGGCCCCGACCTGGCGCGCGCCCGGGAAGGTCATGAGCATCAGCGAGGCGCCGGCTACCAGCAGCACGGTGCCGGCGGTGCGCGCCAGCACGCGGGTCTGGGTGAGCACGCGGCGCGCCTGAAGGTTGTCTTCCACATCGTGAGGGTGCTTGGCCAGGACGCCGTCGGCGATGCCGTTGACGGCACGGATGGCAAGCCAGGTCGCTGCCGCGATGAACAAGAGTCCATTGACGTGCCGCACACTGTTGATGAAGGCCAGGTCCTCCGGTGCAGCCTGCCACACCATCTGGAGCGCGATCAGCGGGAGAACGAAGCGGGCCGGGCCCTGGATGTTGAGGAGCATTGCGTGAACCACGGGCGCGTGGCGCGTCAGCCGCAACAGCACCATGCCGCCGATGCGGTGGACGACCAGTGCGAGCGGAACGGCGATCAGCGCTGCAAGGCAGGGCGCGAACCATGGATGGGCGAGCAGAATGTCCTTGGTCATCAGGCAGTCTTGAGTATCTCGTTGGTGGAGGTTTGAAGAATGCGAGCCGCGTCGTCGCGCAGCTGCGCCGAGATGCCGATCGCCATGTCGAGCCGCCGCAGCAGCCAGGGGCTGACGTCGTTCTCGAAGGGATCGGGCAGGGGGATGGGCTCGGCCACCGTGGTGGCGGCGGCGCTCTCGGGCATCACCGGGCCTGTCGTGGGCGTGCTGCCGATGTTGGCCTCGATGCGCTCGGCAGCACGCTGCAGCGGCCCCTCGATCTCCTCGGGAGTGAGGCGGTCGCGCCGCAGCACCAGCATGGATTTCACCGCGCTGAGCTGGGCCAGCAGCTGGTAGCTGTGCGCCTGCAGGTGCTCCAGCGGTTCCAGCGGGGGGCGCACTGCACGCGGCTCCGACAGGGAGCGCTGCGTGGCCTGCACCAGCGCCGAAAGGCTGTCGTAGGCCTCGCGGCGCGCCAGGCGCCAGTCGAGCTCGGGGCTGGTCTGCACCGCGCGCAGCTGGC
Above is a window of Variovorax sp. RA8 DNA encoding:
- a CDS encoding mechanosensitive ion channel family protein, producing the protein MTKDILLAHPWFAPCLAALIAVPLALVVHRIGGMVLLRLTRHAPVVHAMLLNIQGPARFVLPLIALQMVWQAAPEDLAFINSVRHVNGLLFIAAATWLAIRAVNGIADGVLAKHPHDVEDNLQARRVLTQTRVLARTAGTVLLVAGASLMLMTFPGARQVGASLLASAGVIGIVAGLAAKPVFSNLIAGLQIALAQPIRIDDVLVVEGEWGRVEEITGTFVVLRIWDDRRLILPLSYFIEKPFQNWTRSSAQLLGSVFIYADYGMPLAPLREEVERIVKSAPEWDGRFFNLRVTDATDRTMQIRVLCTAASSSLAFDLRCTVREGLIDFMQREYPQFLPRLRVEGGPQSQAEVEAAAPSTTRLSSASRG